The following are from one region of the Coffea eugenioides isolate CCC68of chromosome 2, Ceug_1.0, whole genome shotgun sequence genome:
- the LOC113762082 gene encoding uncharacterized protein LOC113762082 isoform X1: protein MVVEVMETRNGWPLGLGNINLRLRATLNFEAAAPANELSSEMPSPSPSFTSFSSSNLDTESTASFFQDQSVPLGRLIGIRPASRGSLQFPSTNDFRQHRSLSSGRSNAEVSRNPGVETSQGLCVPLLHNVIEKMSRSKSTSRH from the exons ATGGTTGTCGAG GTAATGGAGACAAGAAACGGATGGCCACTTGGGCTAGGTAACATTAATCTGAGACTTAGAGCTACACTCAACTTTGAGGCAGCAGCACCAGCAAACGAATTGTCCTCAGAAATGCCCTCTCCCAGTCCCAGTTTCACCTCATTTTCATCCTCCAATCTTGATACTGAG TCCACAGCATCATTCTTCCAAGATCAGAGTGTGCCGCTGGGACGGCTTATAGGAATAAGACCTGCGAGCCGAGGAAGTTTGCAGTTCCCGAGTACAAATGACTTCAGACAGCATAGGAGTTTATCTAGTGGAAGATCAAATGCGGAGGTCTCCAGAAATCCTGGGGTAGAAACATCTCAGGGGCTCTGTGTCCCGTTATTACACAATGTCATAGAGAAGATGAGCCGAAGTAAAAGCACCTCAAGGCATTAA
- the LOC113762082 gene encoding uncharacterized protein LOC113762082 isoform X2 — translation METRNGWPLGLGNINLRLRATLNFEAAAPANELSSEMPSPSPSFTSFSSSNLDTESTASFFQDQSVPLGRLIGIRPASRGSLQFPSTNDFRQHRSLSSGRSNAEVSRNPGVETSQGLCVPLLHNVIEKMSRSKSTSRH, via the exons ATGGAGACAAGAAACGGATGGCCACTTGGGCTAGGTAACATTAATCTGAGACTTAGAGCTACACTCAACTTTGAGGCAGCAGCACCAGCAAACGAATTGTCCTCAGAAATGCCCTCTCCCAGTCCCAGTTTCACCTCATTTTCATCCTCCAATCTTGATACTGAG TCCACAGCATCATTCTTCCAAGATCAGAGTGTGCCGCTGGGACGGCTTATAGGAATAAGACCTGCGAGCCGAGGAAGTTTGCAGTTCCCGAGTACAAATGACTTCAGACAGCATAGGAGTTTATCTAGTGGAAGATCAAATGCGGAGGTCTCCAGAAATCCTGGGGTAGAAACATCTCAGGGGCTCTGTGTCCCGTTATTACACAATGTCATAGAGAAGATGAGCCGAAGTAAAAGCACCTCAAGGCATTAA
- the LOC113762082 gene encoding uncharacterized protein LOC113762082 isoform X3, whose amino-acid sequence MVVEVMETRNGWPLGLGNINLRLRATLNFEAAAPANELSSEMPSPSPSFTSFSSSNLDTEFLGWYCFFSQYALVHSIILPRSECAAGTAYRNKTCEPRKFAVPEYK is encoded by the exons ATGGTTGTCGAG GTAATGGAGACAAGAAACGGATGGCCACTTGGGCTAGGTAACATTAATCTGAGACTTAGAGCTACACTCAACTTTGAGGCAGCAGCACCAGCAAACGAATTGTCCTCAGAAATGCCCTCTCCCAGTCCCAGTTTCACCTCATTTTCATCCTCCAATCTTGATACTGAG TTTCTTGGCTGGTATTGTTTCTTTTCTCAATATGCACTAGTCCACAGCATCATTCTTCCAAGATCAGAGTGTGCCGCTGGGACGGCTTATAGGAATAAGACCTGCGAGCCGAGGAAGTTTGCAGTTCCCGAGTACAAATGA